The window CTCTCTAGGAGTGCAcgaaaccaaaaaaaaaaaaactgttaatccttttcttcttcctttcttttcctttaaTCTATCAATCTTTCTATTTTGTTGATTTACTTTGAGGAGGACGAAacatcttccttcttcctcctcatacCAGGTTAAATTtctgtatttctttttattgctttttaGTCTGTGTTCATATATTTCATCGGAACTCTTTATCTAGTAGATCAataaatctacgtggttgcaacaaaaaaagGACGCGGATCCAAATGTTCGAAATGGTCTAAATGATGAAGTTTGGATTGCATATGTCTTTCTACATATTTGGATTAACGAgaaatatattgttgttttgtgtttttatgcCTTTTATGGGTTCGTTTTGCTCTTTttcattatattattaaaaatttgagaatatcatttcataattttttatttctttggataTTATTTTTTACTATGTCAATAATATCAGACATTGTTGTTAgtacatttttaaaaatatatactaCCAATATAACCGTTGACAATTACAGATTCACTTGGCTGTTTGAGAAGAATCTTTGATATTGATATCTTAAATATAATGCACACAAAAGAGCATCTCAGTCGCGCATGTGTATATATTAGTTACAACTTCATTTGGCAGGTATtgaaattgaacaaacaaaaatacaacaaaataacattaaaaagaAAACACCACAGGTCCAAACCAATGTTACATGAACAACAAATCGAGAATACAAAAATTTGAGGCAATAATATCCATATTTACAGCAACGGCAAAATCTACATTAGATACCAAAATGCTGGACACAAAACGGGTGCTGCCTCGAAATCATTTGCTAGGGCCAGTGACAGAGTCGAGGACAGAAGTTATCTTCTTCTGTAGTTCCGGCTTGTTGGCTCCTACAAGCTTGTCAAGTTGCTGCCCATCTCTAAGAAAGAAAAAAGTCGGGGTAGCTTTTATATCCCATGACGAACTGAAATCCTGCATTCAACATTTCACCATCATTCAGCTTAACTTAATGGTGAGCACAATCTAAGAAATGATCAGCCTGATCTCTGCAACATAATTGATTCCAGTACAAGAAAGAAAGGCAAAGCATTTAATGACTACTTACAGATAATTCATCAACATCAACCAATAGGAACATTAGAGAAGGGTACTTGTCTGACAACTCACGATAGAAT is drawn from Euphorbia lathyris chromosome 9, ddEupLath1.1, whole genome shotgun sequence and contains these coding sequences:
- the LOC136206462 gene encoding thioredoxin H-type yields the protein MGLCLSFDKAGQQGGDSDSHVEFVGSNVHLVTTKSNWEEKLAEATKDGKIVIANFSATWCGPCRMIAPFYRELSDKYPSLMFLLVDVDELSDFSSSWDIKATPTFFFLRDGQQLDKLVGANKPELQKKITSVLDSVTGPSK